The following are encoded in a window of Caldicellulosiruptor danielii genomic DNA:
- a CDS encoding HypC/HybG/HupF family hydrogenase formation chaperone: MCLGYPAKVVEILEDGKKAIVDYLGLKKTINVSLIKGVAVGDYLLIHSGVAIEKIDEKEAEEIEKLFGEVRNANL, encoded by the coding sequence ATGTGTTTAGGGTATCCTGCAAAGGTAGTCGAAATTTTAGAAGATGGCAAAAAAGCTATTGTTGACTATTTAGGTTTGAAGAAAACTATAAATGTGTCTCTCATAAAAGGAGTAGCTGTTGGTGATTATTTACTTATTCATTCAGGAGTTGCAATTGAAAAAATAGATGAAAAAGAAGCCGAGGAAATAGAAAAACTTTTTGGTGAGGTAAGAAATGCAAACTTATGA
- the hypD gene encoding hydrogenase formation protein HypD, whose translation MQTYDAVNTIVNIIKNNIEKIGRQLRIIEVCGTHTVSIYRNGFHTLFKGYIDFISGPGCPVCVTHEGYINNLIELAKMNYTIYTFGDLLKVPGKSMSLAEARAEGAKIKIMYSPVDIVENISENEEAIIAAIGFETTVPAFALSIEKVLERGLKNVKFACELKTIDQPLKVLLKDHIKVDGLILPGHVATILGVDGFKFVEEFKIPSVISGFEKYDILLSLMSLTQSILDSDFTVKNEYKRVVKKEGNTVAKRYIERFFDRTDAYFRGLGLIEGGGLRLKSEYSAFSVQLKYDYESLSNSACRCADVLTGKLKPFECPLFEKVCTPQTPKGACMVSQEGSCNAYFRFGKWK comes from the coding sequence ATGCAAACTTATGATGCTGTAAATACTATTGTTAACATAATAAAAAACAACATTGAAAAGATTGGCAGGCAGCTAAGAATAATTGAGGTGTGTGGTACCCATACTGTTTCAATTTACCGAAACGGTTTTCATACTCTTTTTAAAGGATATATAGATTTTATTTCAGGTCCCGGCTGTCCAGTTTGTGTAACTCATGAAGGGTATATAAATAATCTCATTGAGCTTGCAAAAATGAACTATACTATCTACACTTTTGGAGACCTACTGAAGGTACCAGGAAAGAGTATGTCTTTAGCTGAGGCAAGAGCAGAAGGTGCCAAGATTAAAATTATGTATTCACCGGTTGATATTGTTGAGAATATATCCGAAAATGAAGAAGCAATCATTGCTGCAATAGGATTTGAGACAACAGTGCCAGCCTTTGCTCTGAGCATAGAAAAGGTATTAGAAAGGGGTCTGAAAAATGTCAAGTTTGCATGTGAGCTTAAAACCATTGACCAGCCGCTAAAAGTTCTCTTAAAAGATCACATAAAAGTGGATGGACTTATCCTGCCAGGACATGTTGCAACAATCTTGGGTGTTGATGGATTTAAGTTTGTTGAAGAGTTTAAGATTCCTTCTGTAATATCTGGATTTGAAAAGTATGATATTTTGCTTTCTTTGATGAGTTTAACACAAAGTATCTTAGATAGTGATTTTACAGTAAAAAATGAGTACAAAAGAGTAGTAAAAAAAGAAGGTAACACAGTTGCAAAAAGGTATATAGAGAGGTTCTTTGATAGAACTGATGCGTATTTTAGAGGACTTGGCTTGATTGAGGGAGGTGGGTTGAGACTTAAAAGTGAGTATTCTGCCTTTTCAGTCCAGCTTAAATATGACTATGAAAGTCTTTCTAATTCTGCGTGCAGGTGTGCAGATGTGCTCACAGGCAAATTAAAGCCTTTTGAATGTCCTCTTTTTGAAAAGGTGTGCACACCTCAGACCCCAAAAGGTGCATGTATGGTATCACAAGAAGGTTCTTGCAATGCATACTTTAGATTTGGGAAGTGGAAATGA
- the hypE gene encoding hydrogenase expression/formation protein HypE — MRTIRKEHGNGGKQTYELIDRLFKPIFGSEILKSGDDSTVFSLNGLIVGISTDSFVVKPYFFNGGDIGKLSVCGTVNDLAVAGLEPKYITVSFIIEEGFSMDDLEKITRSIKKYADIAKVEVVAGDTKVVEKGAADGVFINTTGLGVAKDVEKLPSISKIKSGQIVIVSGDIGRHGACIYSHNEDLGFEDRIESDCGLLSDAISELMREVDVVYMKDLTRGGLATALNEIVQKSGFDIRVEENRIPVADEVKALCDILGLDSYYLACEGRFVAIVNGDEKDKAIEILRKYNGFACEIGMVEESREKRVYLSTTFGGTRILDMLYYEMLPRIC, encoded by the coding sequence ATGAGGACTATTCGCAAGGAACATGGCAATGGCGGGAAACAGACATATGAGCTGATTGACAGACTTTTCAAGCCAATATTTGGTTCTGAAATATTGAAAAGTGGTGATGATTCAACAGTATTTTCTTTAAACGGATTGATAGTTGGAATATCAACAGATTCTTTTGTAGTAAAGCCATATTTTTTTAATGGAGGAGATATTGGAAAGCTTTCGGTATGTGGCACAGTAAATGACTTAGCTGTTGCAGGACTTGAACCAAAGTATATTACCGTGTCTTTTATAATTGAAGAAGGATTTTCCATGGATGATTTAGAGAAAATTACAAGATCAATAAAGAAATATGCAGATATAGCAAAGGTTGAGGTTGTTGCAGGAGATACGAAGGTTGTAGAAAAAGGTGCGGCAGATGGAGTATTCATAAATACGACCGGTTTAGGTGTTGCAAAAGATGTCGAAAAATTGCCTTCAATTTCAAAGATAAAAAGTGGTCAAATTGTGATTGTCAGTGGGGATATAGGAAGACATGGAGCATGCATATATTCTCACAATGAAGACCTTGGGTTTGAAGACAGGATAGAATCTGACTGTGGGCTTTTGTCAGATGCAATTTCAGAGCTGATGCGAGAGGTAGATGTTGTTTATATGAAAGACCTTACAAGAGGTGGACTTGCCACAGCTTTAAATGAGATTGTTCAAAAATCTGGCTTTGATATAAGAGTTGAGGAAAACAGAATACCTGTGGCAGATGAGGTAAAAGCTCTGTGTGATATCCTGGGGCTTGATAGCTATTATCTTGCCTGTGAAGGTAGGTTTGTTGCCATAGTAAATGGTGATGAAAAAGATAAAGCTATTGAGATTTTGAGAAAATACAATGGGTTTGCATGTGAAATTGGGATGGTTGAAGAAAGTAGAGAAAAGAGAGTATATCTGTCAACCACCTTTGGCGGCACGAGAATTTTGGACATGCTTTATTATGAGATGTTACCAAGAATTTGCTAA
- a CDS encoding 4Fe-4S dicluster domain-containing protein: MKLKIEYDKCKSCGLCVEICPKKILYIDRSRINKKGYNPVEVKDQNSCIGCGSCYKVCPDIVFEVGE, encoded by the coding sequence TTGAAGCTCAAAATCGAGTATGATAAGTGCAAAAGTTGTGGACTTTGTGTGGAAATCTGTCCCAAGAAAATCTTGTATATAGACAGGAGCAGAATAAACAAAAAAGGGTATAACCCTGTTGAAGTAAAAGACCAAAACTCATGTATTGGCTGTGGAAGCTGTTATAAGGTTTGTCCTGATATAGTGTTTGAGGTAGGTGAGTAA
- a CDS encoding 3-methyl-2-oxobutanoate dehydrogenase subunit VorB: MKILMKGNEAIAEAALRAGCDCFFGYPITPQTELLQYMAKKLLKSGGVFIQAESEVGAINMAYGAASCGKRVMTSSSGPGISLKQEGISYLAGAQLPCVIVNIMRGGPGLGNINAAQSDYLQATKGGGHGDYKVIVLAPSSVQEAVELTMKAFDLADKYRNPVMILGDGMLGQMMEVVEFDDSYQPQKMEKPWAVTGDRNREKRVTNSLYIVPEELEKHNLKLREKYKKIKENEVMVEEYLADDARVIFVSFGMCARIVKSAVNRLRQAGEKVGLVRPITLWPFPENELKSYASKEEVEFFIDIEMNLGQMLEDVKLSVEGKKEVHFYGRTGGMVPTIQEIMDFYYSLEK, from the coding sequence TTGAAAATTCTTATGAAAGGAAATGAAGCCATCGCTGAGGCAGCACTGAGAGCTGGTTGTGACTGTTTTTTTGGATACCCAATCACACCTCAGACAGAACTTTTGCAGTATATGGCTAAGAAGCTTTTGAAAAGTGGCGGGGTGTTTATCCAAGCGGAGAGCGAAGTTGGAGCAATCAACATGGCATACGGTGCAGCAAGCTGTGGCAAGCGGGTTATGACATCATCATCTGGGCCTGGGATAAGCTTAAAACAAGAGGGTATATCATATTTAGCAGGTGCTCAGCTTCCATGTGTGATTGTCAACATTATGAGAGGTGGACCAGGGCTTGGAAATATAAACGCTGCCCAGTCTGATTATCTTCAGGCTACAAAAGGTGGCGGACATGGAGATTATAAAGTGATTGTGCTTGCGCCATCTTCTGTGCAAGAAGCTGTAGAGCTTACAATGAAGGCGTTTGACCTTGCAGACAAGTACCGAAACCCTGTTATGATTTTAGGTGATGGAATGCTTGGACAGATGATGGAGGTTGTTGAGTTTGACGATAGCTATCAACCACAAAAGATGGAAAAACCATGGGCGGTGACGGGTGACAGGAATAGAGAAAAAAGAGTGACAAACTCTCTCTATATTGTTCCTGAGGAACTTGAAAAGCATAATTTAAAGCTAAGGGAGAAATACAAAAAGATAAAAGAAAATGAGGTAATGGTTGAAGAGTACTTGGCAGACGATGCAAGGGTTATTTTTGTCTCATTTGGAATGTGTGCAAGGATTGTAAAAAGTGCTGTAAACAGATTAAGACAAGCAGGCGAGAAGGTTGGGCTTGTAAGGCCAATTACGCTTTGGCCATTTCCAGAAAATGAGCTAAAAAGTTATGCATCAAAAGAGGAAGTAGAATTTTTTATTGACATTGAGATGAATTTGGGACAAATGCTTGAGGATGTTAAGCTTTCTGTAGAGGGGAAAAAAGAAGTACATTTTTATGGAAGAACAGGTGGTATGGTTCCCACAATTCAAGAGATAATGGACTTTTATTATTCCCTTGAAAAATAG
- a CDS encoding thiamine pyrophosphate-dependent enzyme translates to MKFKRPDCLTKESMHYCPGCGHGIIHRLIAEVIDEDYKESKIIGVAPVGCAVFIYDYFNFDFVAAAHGRATAAATGVKRSIPDALVFSYQGDGDIAAIGTSEVIHAATRGENFTAIFVNNGVYAMTGGQMAPTTIPGQVTVSSPYGRDPKVQGYHIKLCEMLVPLDGVAFVARTSIHNLKNIELTKKAIKRAFEVQMNNEGFSIIEVLSNCPTNWGLSPCESMKRIENEVLKYYSLGIFKDKGRGI, encoded by the coding sequence ATGAAGTTCAAAAGACCTGATTGTTTGACAAAAGAAAGTATGCATTATTGCCCAGGGTGCGGTCACGGAATCATTCACAGACTGATTGCCGAGGTTATTGACGAGGATTACAAAGAGAGTAAAATAATAGGTGTAGCTCCTGTCGGTTGTGCAGTTTTTATATATGACTATTTTAATTTTGACTTTGTAGCAGCAGCTCATGGAAGAGCCACAGCCGCTGCAACAGGGGTAAAAAGAAGCATTCCAGATGCTCTTGTGTTTTCATATCAAGGTGATGGTGATATTGCAGCCATCGGAACATCTGAGGTCATACATGCAGCAACCCGTGGTGAAAACTTTACAGCCATTTTTGTCAACAACGGAGTTTATGCTATGACAGGTGGTCAAATGGCTCCGACAACAATTCCTGGTCAGGTAACAGTTTCATCTCCATATGGACGTGACCCAAAGGTGCAAGGTTATCATATAAAACTTTGTGAAATGCTTGTGCCACTTGACGGTGTTGCTTTTGTTGCAAGAACATCAATACATAACTTAAAAAATATTGAGCTTACCAAAAAAGCTATAAAAAGAGCTTTTGAAGTTCAGATGAACAATGAAGGCTTTTCTATTATAGAAGTGCTTTCAAACTGCCCTACAAACTGGGGACTTTCGCCTTGTGAGAGTATGAAGAGGATAGAAAATGAGGTGCTAAAATACTACAGTTTAGGAATTTTCAAGGATAAAGGTAGGGGAATTTGA
- a CDS encoding 2-oxoacid:acceptor oxidoreductase family protein — MTEEILIAGFGGQGVLFLGQVFAYLGMKKGFNVSWLPSYGPEMRGGTANCSVIISNDMIGSPVVFNPDTLFVLNKPSLEKFEPTIKKSGLLLVNSSLVDILANRNDIEVHYIPATEIASSVGNVRVANIVMFGAYLAIKQNFSAYEAKGVLREFSKTEEIYNLNCLALEKGFEAIAGRG, encoded by the coding sequence ATGACAGAGGAGATTTTAATTGCAGGATTTGGTGGGCAAGGAGTCCTTTTTTTAGGCCAGGTGTTTGCCTATCTTGGAATGAAAAAGGGATTTAATGTATCATGGCTTCCATCGTACGGACCTGAAATGAGGGGTGGGACAGCAAACTGCAGTGTTATAATCTCAAATGATATGATTGGTTCTCCTGTTGTGTTTAATCCCGATACATTATTTGTCTTAAATAAACCATCGCTTGAAAAATTTGAACCTACAATAAAAAAAAGTGGTTTGTTACTTGTAAACAGTTCTCTTGTGGATATTTTGGCAAATAGAAATGATATAGAAGTTCATTATATTCCAGCAACTGAGATTGCTTCAAGTGTTGGAAATGTCAGAGTTGCAAACATCGTAATGTTTGGTGCATATTTGGCAATAAAGCAAAACTTTTCAGCTTATGAGGCGAAAGGTGTTTTAAGAGAGTTTTCAAAAACTGAAGAAATTTATAATTTAAATTGTTTGGCTCTTGAAAAGGGTTTTGAAGCAATTGCTGGACGGGGGTAA
- a CDS encoding VanW family protein, protein MKKYILIGIVVVLLIASTVLGYTLYDNVTKVLNTDRIYKGVYVEGVHLGGLTTEEALELLKKTYFEPLQNKKIEVIVEDKSYFLEYSSLGIKMDIDKAVEKAYSIGRKGNLATRFKEIKKVYENPMVIRLNFEYDENKLKNFVDELFNTYFQSSVNASIKKVGDHFVITPERVGKKIDYAYLLNKLKDMIKNKQEGKIYARFLRVMPRITASELSKVKEIIGSFTTKFDSSNVARSENIRVAAQKINGSLVMPGEIFSLSKAIGPVTVENGFKIAKVIVNNEFVDGVGGGLCQIATTIYNAVLMAQLKVVERAPHSALISYMPPGRDATIASGSIDFKFKNTTSAPIYVESYTSKNTVTVNLYGKNNHKGEVVKFESEVIEKIPYKKVYKNDPTLPQGVEKLSNKPQNGLKVKTYMLVYKDGRLIERKLLSYDYYKPVNAVILVGTKAKETVSSSVYE, encoded by the coding sequence GTGAAAAAGTATATATTGATTGGGATTGTAGTAGTGCTTTTGATAGCAAGCACAGTTTTAGGATATACTCTTTATGACAATGTTACAAAAGTTCTTAACACAGATAGGATTTATAAGGGTGTTTATGTTGAGGGTGTTCATTTGGGTGGACTTACCACAGAAGAGGCTCTTGAGCTTTTAAAAAAGACTTATTTTGAACCACTGCAGAACAAAAAAATTGAAGTTATAGTTGAAGATAAGAGCTATTTTCTTGAGTATTCATCTCTTGGAATAAAGATGGATATAGACAAGGCTGTAGAAAAGGCATATTCAATTGGCAGAAAGGGCAACCTTGCAACACGGTTTAAAGAGATAAAAAAGGTTTATGAAAATCCGATGGTCATAAGACTTAATTTCGAATATGATGAAAACAAACTCAAAAATTTTGTAGATGAGCTTTTCAACACATACTTTCAATCGTCTGTTAATGCAAGTATCAAAAAAGTAGGAGACCACTTTGTTATAACTCCAGAGAGAGTAGGGAAAAAAATTGATTATGCCTATCTTTTGAATAAATTAAAAGATATGATTAAAAACAAGCAAGAAGGCAAGATTTATGCAAGATTTTTAAGAGTAATGCCGCGAATCACAGCAAGTGAACTTTCGAAGGTAAAAGAAATAATAGGTTCGTTTACCACAAAGTTTGATAGTTCAAATGTTGCAAGAAGCGAAAATATAAGGGTGGCTGCACAAAAGATAAATGGTAGCTTAGTGATGCCGGGCGAAATATTTTCGCTGTCAAAGGCAATTGGACCTGTAACAGTTGAGAATGGTTTTAAAATTGCAAAAGTAATTGTCAACAATGAGTTTGTAGACGGTGTTGGTGGCGGGCTTTGTCAAATAGCAACAACTATATACAATGCAGTTTTGATGGCTCAGCTGAAGGTTGTGGAAAGAGCACCACATTCAGCTCTAATTTCGTACATGCCACCTGGCAGGGATGCAACAATTGCTTCAGGTTCAATAGATTTTAAATTCAAGAACACAACAAGTGCGCCTATCTATGTTGAAAGTTATACTTCCAAAAATACTGTGACGGTTAACCTTTATGGCAAAAATAATCACAAGGGTGAAGTGGTTAAGTTCGAATCGGAAGTAATCGAAAAAATACCATACAAAAAAGTTTACAAAAACGACCCAACACTTCCTCAAGGAGTAGAAAAGCTTTCCAATAAACCCCAGAATGGCTTAAAGGTAAAGACTTATATGCTTGTTTATAAAGATGGCAGGTTAATAGAAAGAAAGCTTCTGTCCTATGACTATTATAAACCTGTAAATGCTGTGATACTGGTTGGAACAAAAGCAAAAGAGACAGTCTCTTCATCTGTTTATGAGTAA
- a CDS encoding DUF2225 domain-containing protein → MDIYEKILKCPVCGSTIKAPFVKSSAIYVESRDTDLCVYYKGINPLLYDVIVCGECGYAALSKNFGKLTKWDIELLKEKVASKWVKREIPFERTVDDAITLYKLALITATSKRKINKYEVAGILLRISWLYRLNQDKEKELEFQKLALQTYKDAFEHEEGSGDEIDLATVMYLIGELSRRVGEIEEAKKWFSRLISSKEARNNPHILELARDQIQIMKDME, encoded by the coding sequence ATGGACATTTATGAAAAGATATTAAAGTGCCCTGTATGCGGCAGTACAATCAAAGCACCGTTTGTGAAAAGCTCAGCAATTTATGTAGAGAGCAGGGATACAGATCTTTGTGTTTACTACAAGGGTATCAATCCTCTTTTGTATGATGTTATTGTCTGCGGGGAATGTGGCTATGCAGCGCTTAGCAAAAATTTTGGGAAACTTACAAAGTGGGATATAGAGTTATTGAAAGAAAAGGTTGCTTCAAAATGGGTAAAAAGAGAGATTCCATTTGAAAGAACAGTAGATGATGCTATTACGTTATATAAGCTTGCTTTGATTACAGCGACATCTAAACGAAAAATCAACAAATATGAGGTGGCAGGAATTTTACTGAGAATTTCATGGCTCTACAGACTAAATCAGGATAAAGAAAAAGAACTTGAGTTTCAAAAACTTGCTCTTCAGACATACAAGGATGCATTTGAACATGAAGAAGGCTCAGGAGACGAAATAGATCTGGCAACAGTCATGTATTTAATTGGTGAACTTTCGAGACGAGTAGGTGAAATTGAAGAGGCAAAAAAATGGTTTTCAAGGCTTATATCAAGCAAAGAAGCTCGAAACAATCCTCACATTCTTGAACTTGCAAGGGACCAGATTCAGATTATGAAAGATATGGAATAA
- a CDS encoding ArsR/SmtB family transcription factor, whose product MKQIDNLKEAKVLFEALASDARLEIINLLSKYREMNMNEIAQKLGLTNGAVTQHMKKLIAAGIVTISAAAGKHGNQKICRLVEDKIIINIVTKHPQKLYECEIKVGNYSIFDVYPTCGLATKDKLIGEVDDPKYFAHPEHVNCDIIWFTKGYVEYIIPNFLRQNQKAVEIQISFEISSEAPGVSNNWPSDIYFYLNGVELGYWTSPGDFGGDVRGIFTPDWWFPNWNQYGLLKLLSISEDGTYIDGFKISNVTIKDIDIESKNEIRFRVAVPDHAKNIGGVTLFGRHFGNYDQDIKFRIFYEEV is encoded by the coding sequence ATGAAACAAATTGACAATCTCAAAGAAGCAAAAGTTCTTTTTGAAGCCTTAGCGTCTGATGCAAGGTTAGAAATCATTAATCTTCTGAGTAAGTACAGAGAAATGAATATGAATGAAATTGCACAAAAACTCGGGCTTACAAATGGTGCAGTTACTCAGCACATGAAAAAGCTAATTGCTGCTGGGATTGTTACAATCAGTGCGGCTGCAGGAAAACATGGCAATCAAAAGATTTGCCGTCTTGTTGAAGACAAGATAATTATTAACATCGTCACAAAGCATCCTCAAAAATTATATGAGTGCGAAATTAAAGTGGGCAATTATTCTATTTTTGATGTTTATCCAACCTGCGGACTTGCTACAAAAGATAAGTTAATTGGAGAGGTGGATGACCCAAAATACTTTGCACATCCTGAACATGTTAACTGTGATATTATCTGGTTCACAAAAGGTTATGTAGAATATATAATCCCTAATTTTCTGCGTCAAAATCAGAAAGCTGTTGAAATCCAGATTTCGTTTGAAATTTCCTCAGAAGCCCCTGGTGTTAGTAATAACTGGCCGTCAGATATCTATTTTTATTTAAATGGAGTTGAACTTGGCTACTGGACAAGCCCAGGGGATTTTGGAGGAGATGTCAGAGGAATTTTTACACCTGATTGGTGGTTTCCAAATTGGAACCAATATGGACTTTTAAAACTTCTTTCTATTTCAGAAGATGGGACATATATAGACGGATTTAAAATTTCTAATGTCACTATAAAAGATATTGACATAGAGTCCAAAAATGAAATAAGATTTAGAGTTGCTGTACCTGACCATGCAAAGAATATTGGTGGAGTTACTTTATTCGGAAGGCATTTTGGAAACTATGACCAGGATATAAAGTTTCGAATATTTTATGAGGAAGTATAA